One genomic region from Microcella humidisoli encodes:
- a CDS encoding BMP family lipoprotein gives MIITTRKRALGGLALLGASALVLAGCAAAPTEEPTETEALDFLPCIVSDAGGWDDKSFNEAAYEGIEEAAAELGVEFVPVESADENAYEPNVQQLVDQGCDLIVTVGFLLAEATTNAATANPDINFAIIDEFIDAPNVKPIQFNTVEAAFLAGYVAASYSETGVVGTFGGIPIPPVTIFMDGFVQGVDYYNETKGTSVQALGWDLEGQTGAFTGGFAPGTEALTTAQGLIDQNADVLLPVGGPIYFSAAEAIRDSGRSIALMGVDKDIFVSDPDIADLVLTSVLKNIATAVYDVVTGAATAEFDPSPYVGTLDNGGVGIAEFHDFESAVDAELATEVEGLIAGIIDGSIEVTSPASPGQ, from the coding sequence GTGATCATCACTACCCGTAAGCGCGCCCTGGGCGGGCTTGCCCTGCTCGGCGCGAGCGCCCTCGTGCTCGCCGGCTGCGCGGCAGCTCCGACGGAGGAGCCCACCGAGACCGAGGCGCTCGACTTCCTTCCCTGCATCGTCTCTGACGCCGGTGGCTGGGACGACAAGTCGTTCAACGAGGCCGCGTACGAGGGCATCGAAGAGGCTGCCGCCGAGCTCGGCGTCGAGTTCGTGCCCGTCGAGTCGGCTGACGAGAACGCCTACGAGCCGAACGTGCAGCAGCTCGTCGACCAGGGCTGCGACCTGATCGTGACCGTGGGCTTCCTCCTCGCCGAGGCGACCACCAACGCGGCCACGGCCAACCCCGACATCAACTTCGCGATCATCGATGAGTTCATCGACGCTCCGAACGTCAAGCCGATCCAGTTCAACACGGTCGAGGCGGCGTTCCTCGCCGGCTACGTCGCGGCGAGCTACTCGGAGACCGGCGTCGTCGGCACCTTCGGCGGCATCCCGATCCCGCCCGTCACCATCTTCATGGACGGCTTCGTCCAGGGTGTCGACTACTACAACGAGACCAAGGGCACCTCGGTGCAGGCGCTCGGGTGGGACCTCGAGGGCCAGACCGGCGCGTTCACCGGTGGCTTCGCCCCCGGCACCGAGGCGCTGACCACGGCGCAGGGTCTCATCGACCAGAACGCTGACGTGCTGCTGCCCGTCGGTGGCCCGATCTACTTCAGCGCTGCTGAGGCCATCCGCGACTCGGGCCGCTCGATCGCCCTCATGGGCGTCGACAAGGACATCTTCGTGTCCGACCCCGACATCGCCGACCTGGTGCTCACCTCGGTGCTCAAGAACATCGCCACGGCCGTCTACGACGTCGTGACCGGTGCGGCCACCGCTGAGTTCGACCCGAGCCCGTACGTGGGCACGCTCGACAACGGCGGCGTGGGCATCGCCGAGTTCCACGACTTCGAGTCGGCGGTCGACGCTGAGCTCGCGACCGAGGTCGAGGGACTCATCGCCGGCATCATCGACGGCTCGATCGAGGTCACCTCGCCGGCGTCGCCCGGTCAGTAG
- a CDS encoding mannose-1-phosphate guanylyltransferase gives MHQIEGALPDFHAVIPAGGVGSRLWPLSRAEAPKFLHDLTGSGQTLLRDTWNRVLPLAGSAGIMVVTGRAHRAAVQQQLPELTEANIVLESEPKESSAAIGLAAAILHRRHPDVIVGSFAADHVITDGERFRHAVAEAVAVAREGYITTIGIAPTEPSVGFGYILCGERLQVEGATHAHLVQNFVEKPDLETATAYLASGDYLWNGGMFIARADQLLAQLAETQPMLHEGLLEIAAAWDTSKRDIVVDAIWPLMPKIAIDYSVAEPAAAAGRLAVVRGDFPWDDVGDFSSLAKLLSGGRPGDLAILGEGARVLADSSSGVVVSQSKRLISLVGVTDIVVVDTPDALLVTTREHAQRVKSVVDAIKQAGRDDLL, from the coding sequence ATGCACCAGATCGAGGGGGCTCTTCCCGACTTCCACGCCGTCATCCCTGCGGGAGGCGTCGGCTCCCGGCTGTGGCCGCTCTCGCGGGCCGAGGCACCCAAGTTCTTGCACGACCTCACGGGCAGCGGGCAGACGCTGCTGCGCGACACGTGGAACCGCGTGCTGCCGCTCGCCGGCAGCGCGGGCATCATGGTCGTGACCGGGCGTGCGCACCGCGCTGCCGTGCAGCAGCAGCTGCCCGAGCTGACCGAGGCGAACATCGTGCTCGAGAGCGAGCCGAAGGAGTCGTCGGCCGCGATCGGGCTCGCGGCGGCCATCCTGCACCGCCGCCACCCCGACGTGATCGTCGGCTCGTTCGCGGCCGACCACGTCATCACCGACGGCGAGCGCTTCCGTCACGCCGTCGCCGAGGCGGTGGCCGTCGCGCGCGAGGGCTACATCACGACGATCGGCATCGCGCCCACCGAGCCCTCGGTGGGATTCGGGTACATCCTGTGCGGCGAGCGACTGCAGGTCGAGGGAGCGACGCACGCGCACCTCGTGCAGAACTTCGTCGAGAAGCCCGACCTCGAGACCGCGACCGCCTACCTCGCCTCGGGCGACTACCTCTGGAACGGCGGCATGTTCATCGCCCGCGCCGACCAGCTGCTCGCGCAACTGGCTGAGACCCAGCCGATGCTGCACGAGGGTCTGCTCGAGATCGCCGCGGCGTGGGACACCTCGAAGCGCGACATCGTCGTCGACGCCATCTGGCCCCTTATGCCCAAGATCGCGATCGACTACAGCGTCGCCGAGCCCGCCGCCGCGGCTGGCCGACTGGCGGTCGTGCGCGGCGACTTCCCCTGGGACGACGTGGGCGACTTCTCGTCGCTCGCCAAGCTGCTCTCGGGTGGCCGCCCCGGCGACCTCGCCATCCTCGGCGAGGGCGCGCGCGTGCTGGCCGACTCGTCGAGCGGCGTCGTGGTCAGCCAGAGCAAGCGGCTCATCTCGCTCGTCGGCGTCACCGACATCGTCGTCGTCGATACTCCGGATGCCCTGCTCGTGACGACGCGCGAGCACGCGCAGCGCGTCAAGAGCGTCGTCGACGCCATCAAGCAGGCCGGGCGCGACGACCTGCTCTAG
- the sdhC gene encoding succinate dehydrogenase, cytochrome b556 subunit has translation MSSSATIEVPVPRRSVIPGGTLYRGNEGMWSWVLHRITGVAIYFFLLVHILDTALVRVSPEAYNVVIGAYKTPIMGLGELALVGAIGFHALNGLRIILVDFWGVGTRHQKAMFYVVLGIWLVLMIGFTPRHLMHVFGG, from the coding sequence ATGAGCTCGTCGGCAACCATCGAAGTACCCGTTCCCCGCCGCTCGGTCATTCCCGGCGGCACGCTCTACCGCGGGAACGAAGGCATGTGGTCGTGGGTGCTGCACCGCATCACGGGTGTCGCGATCTACTTCTTCCTGCTCGTGCACATTCTCGATACCGCGCTCGTGCGGGTGAGCCCCGAGGCGTACAACGTCGTCATCGGCGCGTACAAGACGCCGATCATGGGCCTGGGCGAGCTGGCCCTCGTCGGCGCGATCGGCTTCCACGCCCTCAACGGCCTGCGCATCATCCTCGTCGACTTCTGGGGCGTCGGTACCCGGCACCAGAAGGCGATGTTCTACGTCGTGCTCGGTATCTGGCTGGTGCTGATGATCGGCTTCACCCCCCGTCACCTCATGCACGTCTTCGGAGGCTGA
- the sdhD gene encoding succinate dehydrogenase, hydrophobic membrane anchor protein, whose amino-acid sequence MTTDITAEHVNPAAPRSPYATTKRGVNWEKWGWIYMRVSGVLLVVLIFGHLFVNLFLGDGVSQIDFAFVAGKLSDPFWQWYDFLLLTLALIHGTNGMRTIVNDYVAKASVRRILHTALVASTAVLLVLGTLVLFTFDPCPAGADPELVASFCEDIL is encoded by the coding sequence ATGACGACCGACATCACCGCGGAGCACGTGAACCCCGCCGCCCCCCGCTCGCCCTACGCCACCACGAAGCGCGGCGTGAACTGGGAGAAGTGGGGCTGGATCTACATGCGCGTCTCGGGCGTGCTGCTCGTCGTGCTCATCTTCGGCCACCTGTTCGTCAACCTCTTCCTGGGCGACGGCGTGAGCCAGATCGACTTCGCCTTCGTGGCGGGCAAGCTGAGCGACCCGTTCTGGCAGTGGTACGACTTCCTGCTGCTGACGCTCGCCCTCATCCACGGCACCAACGGCATGCGCACGATCGTCAACGACTACGTCGCCAAGGCGAGCGTGCGGCGCATCCTGCACACCGCCCTGGTCGCGTCGACCGCCGTGCTGCTCGTGCTCGGCACCCTCGTGCTGTTCACCTTCGACCCCTGCCCGGCCGGGGCCGACCCCGAGCTCGTCGCTTCGTTCTGTGAGGACATCCTGTGA
- the sdhA gene encoding succinate dehydrogenase flavoprotein subunit codes for MTTPSAPAAPVVHQHQFDVVIVGAGGAGMRAAIEAGPNAKTAVISKLYPTRSHTGAAQGGMAAALANVEEDSWEWHTFDTVKGGDYLVDQDAAEILAKEAIDAIIDLENMGLPFNRTPDGKIDQRRFGGHTRDHGKAPVRRACYAADRTGHMILQTLFQNCVKLGIEFYNEYYVLDLVMAEGKAAGVVAYELATGDLHVFHAKSVVFATGGFGKIYKTTSNAHTLTGDGVGIIWRKGIPLEDMEFFQFHPTGLAGLGILLTEGARGEGAILRNASGERFMERYAPTIKDLAPRDIISRCMVQEVAEGRGAGPNKDYVLLDCTHLGAEVLETKLPDITEFARTYLGVDPVVEPVPVMPTAHYAMGGIPTNIKAEVLSDNDTVIPGLYAAGECACVSVHGSNRLGTNSLLDINVFGKRAGRYSVEYANSADFVPLPEDPAKEVRELVERLRTSNGTERVAAIRKELQEEMDKNAQVFRTEESLESVTNTIQRLRDRYQNIGIQDRGKRFNTDLLEAIELGFLLDIAEVVVYSARNRKESRGGHMRDDYPDRNDADYMQHTMAYLTGDAHSADASDHIRMDWKPVVITHYQPMERKY; via the coding sequence GTGACCACGCCCAGCGCCCCCGCGGCGCCCGTCGTGCACCAGCACCAGTTCGACGTCGTGATCGTCGGCGCCGGCGGCGCGGGCATGCGCGCGGCCATCGAGGCCGGGCCGAACGCCAAGACGGCCGTCATCTCGAAGCTCTACCCGACGCGCTCGCACACGGGCGCCGCGCAGGGCGGCATGGCCGCCGCGCTCGCGAACGTCGAGGAGGACAGCTGGGAGTGGCACACCTTCGACACCGTCAAGGGCGGCGACTACCTCGTCGACCAGGACGCTGCGGAGATCCTCGCGAAAGAGGCGATCGACGCGATCATCGACCTCGAGAACATGGGGCTGCCGTTCAACCGCACGCCCGACGGCAAGATCGACCAGCGGCGCTTCGGCGGCCACACCCGCGATCACGGCAAGGCGCCCGTGCGCCGCGCCTGCTACGCGGCCGACCGCACGGGCCACATGATCCTGCAGACGCTGTTCCAGAACTGCGTGAAGCTCGGCATCGAGTTCTACAACGAGTACTACGTGCTCGACCTGGTCATGGCCGAGGGCAAGGCCGCGGGCGTCGTCGCCTACGAGCTCGCCACCGGCGACCTGCACGTCTTCCACGCCAAGAGCGTCGTCTTCGCGACGGGCGGCTTCGGCAAGATCTACAAGACGACGTCGAACGCGCACACCCTCACGGGCGACGGCGTCGGCATCATCTGGCGCAAGGGAATCCCGCTGGAGGACATGGAGTTCTTCCAGTTCCACCCGACCGGACTCGCGGGCCTGGGCATCCTGCTCACCGAGGGTGCTCGCGGCGAGGGCGCGATCCTGCGCAACGCGAGCGGCGAGCGCTTCATGGAGCGCTACGCGCCGACCATCAAAGACCTCGCGCCGCGCGACATCATCTCGCGCTGCATGGTGCAGGAGGTCGCCGAGGGTCGCGGCGCCGGGCCGAACAAGGACTACGTGCTGCTCGACTGCACCCACCTGGGTGCCGAAGTGCTCGAGACCAAGCTGCCCGACATCACCGAGTTCGCGCGCACCTACCTCGGCGTCGACCCCGTCGTCGAGCCGGTGCCGGTCATGCCGACGGCCCACTACGCCATGGGCGGTATCCCGACCAACATCAAGGCCGAGGTGCTGAGCGACAACGACACCGTGATCCCCGGCCTCTATGCCGCGGGCGAGTGCGCGTGCGTCTCGGTGCACGGCTCGAACCGCCTCGGCACCAACTCGCTGCTCGACATCAACGTCTTCGGCAAGCGAGCCGGCCGCTACTCGGTCGAGTACGCGAACAGCGCCGACTTCGTGCCGCTGCCGGAGGACCCCGCGAAGGAGGTGCGCGAGCTCGTCGAGCGCCTGCGCACGTCGAACGGCACCGAGCGGGTCGCGGCGATCCGCAAGGAGCTGCAGGAGGAGATGGACAAGAACGCTCAGGTGTTCCGCACCGAGGAGAGCCTCGAGAGCGTCACGAACACCATCCAGCGCCTGCGCGACCGCTACCAGAACATCGGCATCCAGGACCGCGGCAAGCGGTTCAACACCGACCTGCTCGAGGCGATCGAGCTGGGCTTCCTGCTCGACATCGCCGAGGTCGTCGTCTACTCGGCGCGCAACCGCAAGGAGAGCCGTGGCGGCCACATGCGCGACGACTACCCCGACCGCAACGACGCCGACTACATGCAGCACACGATGGCCTACCTCACGGGCGACGCGCACAGCGCCGACGCGAGCGACCACATCCGCATGGACTGGAAGCCCGTCGTGATCACGCACTACCAGCCGATGGAGAGGAAGTACTGA
- a CDS encoding succinate dehydrogenase iron-sulfur subunit — MATATESPTAEVGAVQEFTVTVIIRRFDPETDAEPYWQDFDVQMYSTDRVLDALHKVKWDQDGTLSFRRSCAHGICGSDAMRINGRNRLACKTLIKDLDITKPIYIEAIKGLPLEKDLIVDMEPFFASYRQVQPFLQSSSKPEKERIQSIEERARFDDTTKCILCAACTSSCPVFWTDGQYFGPAAIVNAHRFIFDSRDEAAQVRLDILNDKEGVWRCRTTFNCSEACPRGIEVTKAISEVKQAILRGKP, encoded by the coding sequence ATGGCGACCGCGACCGAGTCCCCCACCGCCGAGGTGGGAGCCGTTCAGGAGTTCACCGTCACGGTCATCATCCGTCGCTTCGACCCGGAGACCGACGCTGAGCCGTACTGGCAGGACTTCGACGTGCAGATGTACTCGACCGACCGCGTGCTGGATGCCCTGCACAAGGTGAAGTGGGACCAGGACGGCACGCTCTCGTTCCGCCGCTCGTGCGCCCACGGCATCTGCGGATCCGACGCCATGCGCATCAACGGCCGCAACCGCCTCGCGTGCAAGACGCTCATCAAAGACCTCGACATCACGAAGCCCATCTACATCGAGGCCATCAAGGGCCTGCCGCTGGAGAAGGACCTCATCGTCGACATGGAGCCCTTCTTCGCGTCGTACCGCCAGGTGCAGCCCTTCCTGCAGTCGAGCTCGAAGCCCGAGAAGGAGCGCATCCAGTCGATCGAGGAGCGCGCGCGCTTCGACGACACGACCAAGTGCATCCTGTGCGCGGCGTGCACCTCGTCGTGCCCCGTGTTCTGGACCGACGGGCAGTACTTCGGCCCCGCCGCGATCGTCAACGCGCACCGCTTCATCTTCGACAGCCGCGACGAGGCCGCCCAGGTGCGCCTCGACATCCTCAACGACAAAGAGGGCGTGTGGCGCTGCCGCACGACCTTCAACTGCTCGGAGGCGTGCCCGCGCGGCATCGAGGTCACCAAGGCGATCTCGGAAGTGAAGCAGGCGATTCTGCGGGGCAAGCCCTAG
- a CDS encoding YihY/virulence factor BrkB family protein has product MTEPAAAEPSGWWGRLMAWIGRVTTWVMALKPVRVFVVYGEKRGPLLAAGLAFQAIFAVFAGLWVGFAIAGLVLVTNYGLREALIDVLAQTVPGLIAVDGGEGVIDPEALLSAGVFGWTGAVALIGLLFSALGWLAGARDAVRTILDLPGSRMNPVLLKLKDLGLAVGFGALLALSSVLAVLGTVALEGLLAGIGLRDTTLNSVLGRIVTLGVMFALDAVVLGMLYRVLAGVKVPFRHVRQGALIGALALGALKVLGTSLLGGASNNPLLASFAVLLGLLIWFNFVCQAILIAASWIAVSVADEGIVLDEIAHEERLERARALVAAHEPEPESVTPPWYRRVFGRR; this is encoded by the coding sequence GTGACCGAGCCCGCCGCCGCCGAGCCCTCCGGCTGGTGGGGGCGCCTCATGGCGTGGATCGGCCGCGTGACCACGTGGGTCATGGCGCTCAAGCCCGTGCGCGTGTTCGTCGTCTACGGCGAGAAGCGGGGGCCGCTGCTGGCCGCGGGGCTCGCCTTCCAGGCGATCTTCGCCGTCTTCGCCGGCCTCTGGGTGGGCTTCGCGATCGCCGGCCTCGTGCTGGTCACGAACTATGGCCTGCGCGAGGCGCTCATCGACGTGCTCGCGCAGACCGTGCCGGGGCTCATCGCGGTCGACGGGGGCGAGGGGGTCATCGACCCTGAGGCGCTGCTCTCGGCGGGAGTCTTCGGCTGGACGGGCGCCGTCGCCCTCATCGGCCTGCTCTTCTCGGCCCTCGGCTGGCTCGCCGGAGCGCGCGACGCCGTGCGCACGATCCTCGACCTTCCCGGCTCGCGCATGAACCCCGTGCTGCTGAAGCTCAAAGACCTCGGGCTCGCCGTGGGGTTCGGGGCGCTGCTGGCCCTCTCGTCGGTGCTCGCGGTGCTCGGCACCGTCGCGCTCGAGGGGCTGCTCGCCGGGATCGGCCTGCGCGATACGACGCTCAACTCGGTGCTCGGCCGTATCGTCACCCTCGGGGTCATGTTCGCGCTCGATGCGGTCGTGCTCGGGATGCTCTACCGCGTGCTCGCCGGCGTGAAAGTGCCGTTCCGCCACGTGCGCCAGGGCGCCCTCATCGGCGCGCTCGCGCTCGGGGCGCTCAAGGTGCTCGGCACGAGCCTGCTCGGCGGAGCCAGCAACAACCCGCTGCTCGCCTCGTTCGCGGTGCTGCTGGGTCTGCTCATCTGGTTCAACTTCGTCTGCCAAGCGATCCTCATCGCCGCCTCGTGGATCGCCGTGAGCGTCGCCGATGAGGGCATCGTGCTCGATGAGATCGCCCACGAGGAGCGGCTCGAGCGAGCACGCGCCCTCGTCGCCGCGCACGAGCCCGAACCCGAGTCGGTCACTCCCCCGTGGTACCGACGAGTGTTCGGGCGCCGCTGA
- a CDS encoding exodeoxyribonuclease III → MPTPIRIASVNVNGIRASYRKGMGDWLASRDVDVLAMQEVRASTDDVTGLLGPEWTVLHDAATAKGRAGVAIAARREFAAHRVALGPDDFDSAGRWLEADLDIDGTTLTVVSCYVHSGEVDTPKQVEKYKFLEAMTERLPLLAAHSPYALVVGDLNVGHRELDIKNWKGNRKNAGFLLEERAYFDRFFGPLDADVECVDGVTRPGLGWVDVGRVHAGEVPGPYTWWSQRGQAFDTDTGWRIDYHVATPALAATVQSYAVDRAPSWDTRWSDHAPVVVDYELP, encoded by the coding sequence ATGCCCACGCCCATCCGCATCGCCTCCGTCAACGTCAACGGCATCCGCGCCTCGTACCGCAAGGGCATGGGCGACTGGCTCGCGAGCCGCGATGTCGACGTGCTCGCGATGCAGGAGGTGCGGGCATCCACCGATGACGTCACGGGGCTGCTCGGGCCGGAGTGGACCGTGCTGCACGACGCCGCGACCGCGAAGGGCCGCGCGGGTGTCGCGATCGCCGCGCGCCGCGAGTTCGCCGCCCATCGTGTCGCGCTCGGCCCCGACGACTTCGACTCGGCCGGGCGCTGGCTCGAGGCCGACCTCGACATCGACGGCACGACGCTCACGGTCGTCAGCTGCTACGTGCACTCGGGCGAGGTAGACACCCCCAAGCAGGTCGAGAAGTACAAGTTCTTGGAGGCGATGACCGAGCGGCTGCCCCTGCTCGCCGCCCACTCCCCGTACGCGCTCGTCGTCGGCGACCTCAACGTCGGCCACCGCGAGCTCGACATCAAGAACTGGAAGGGCAACCGCAAGAACGCGGGCTTCCTGCTCGAAGAGCGCGCCTACTTCGACCGCTTCTTCGGGCCGCTGGATGCTGACGTGGAGTGCGTCGACGGCGTCACCCGCCCCGGCCTCGGGTGGGTCGACGTCGGCCGCGTGCACGCCGGAGAGGTGCCCGGCCCCTACACCTGGTGGTCGCAGCGCGGGCAGGCCTTCGACACCGACACCGGCTGGCGCATCGACTACCACGTGGCGACGCCCGCCCTCGCGGCGACCGTGCAGAGCTATGCCGTCGACCGCGCGCCCTCGTGGGACACCCGGTGGAGCGACCACGCACCCGTGGTCGTGGACTACGAGTTGCCCTGA
- the trpS gene encoding tryptophan--tRNA ligase produces MSLPRLFSGMQPSAASLHLGNYAGALLQWRDMQATHDAVFCVVDLHAITVPQDPAALREQTRRTAAQYIAAGIDPEHSTLFVQSHVSAHAQLAWVLNTITGFGEASRMTQFKDKSAKGGADLASVGLFTYPILQAADILLYDAVVVPVGEDQRQHIELTRDLAARFNARFGNTLVVPEVRILKETAKIYDLQNPGSKMSKSGESPAGILWLMDEPSVLTKKVKSAVTDSSGVVAYDPAEKPGVSNLLSILSLLTGQSMDALVASFDGLQYGALKTAVAEAVVEAFEPIRTRTLELLDDPAELDRLLAINADRASVIADATLARVYDALGFLPRA; encoded by the coding sequence ATGAGTCTTCCGCGCCTGTTCTCGGGCATGCAGCCCTCCGCCGCCAGCCTGCACCTCGGCAACTACGCCGGAGCCCTGCTGCAGTGGCGCGACATGCAGGCGACCCACGACGCCGTGTTCTGCGTCGTCGACCTGCACGCCATCACGGTGCCGCAAGACCCGGCCGCGCTGCGCGAGCAGACCCGCCGCACGGCCGCGCAGTACATCGCCGCGGGCATCGACCCCGAGCACTCGACACTGTTCGTGCAGTCGCACGTGAGCGCGCACGCGCAGCTCGCCTGGGTGCTCAACACGATCACGGGCTTCGGCGAGGCCAGCCGCATGACGCAGTTCAAGGACAAGTCGGCGAAGGGCGGCGCCGACCTCGCGTCGGTCGGGCTCTTCACCTACCCGATTCTGCAGGCGGCCGACATCCTGCTCTACGACGCCGTCGTGGTGCCCGTCGGGGAGGACCAGCGGCAGCACATCGAGCTGACGCGCGACCTCGCCGCGCGCTTCAACGCGCGCTTCGGCAACACGCTCGTCGTGCCCGAGGTGCGCATCCTGAAAGAGACCGCGAAGATCTACGACCTGCAGAACCCGGGGTCGAAGATGTCGAAGTCGGGCGAGAGCCCGGCGGGCATCCTGTGGCTCATGGACGAGCCGTCGGTGCTCACCAAGAAGGTCAAGTCGGCGGTAACCGACTCGTCGGGCGTCGTCGCCTACGACCCCGCCGAGAAGCCGGGGGTCTCGAACCTGCTGTCGATCCTGTCGCTGCTGACCGGTCAGAGCATGGATGCTCTCGTCGCGTCATTCGACGGCCTCCAGTACGGCGCGCTCAAGACGGCGGTCGCCGAGGCCGTGGTCGAGGCGTTCGAGCCGATCCGCACCCGCACCCTCGAACTGCTCGACGACCCGGCCGAGCTCGACCGGCTGCTCGCGATCAACGCAGATCGGGCATCCGTCATCGCGGATGCGACGCTCGCACGCGTGTACGACGCGCTCGGGTTCCTGCCGCGCGCGTGA
- a CDS encoding HAD family hydrolase, producing MSGAAIEVVLFDLDDTLMAHTRAVQEAIALAQSTAGGAFAADDTAAVQRRWAGLEERHYTRYLTGELTYLGQRVARARDLLAPYGIEVSDDEALAWFERYLVGYRDAWRLFDDVLPALDVLDGYRVGIITNGDLAFQIDKLQRIDLWHRLDLTAVRAEGSIDEPARQGRVIASGEMGVTKPDAAIFHAAARAFDVAPARCAYVGDRVRTDAVGAHDAGMLGIWLDRGRDRNPLTDHAEGALPAGVPSIPSLLALPALLA from the coding sequence GTGAGCGGCGCCGCTATCGAGGTCGTGCTGTTCGACCTCGACGACACCCTCATGGCGCACACCCGCGCCGTGCAAGAAGCGATCGCGCTCGCGCAGTCGACCGCAGGCGGGGCGTTCGCGGCCGACGACACCGCCGCCGTGCAACGGCGCTGGGCCGGACTCGAAGAGCGGCACTACACGCGCTACCTCACCGGCGAGCTCACCTACCTCGGCCAGCGCGTCGCGCGGGCGCGCGACCTGCTCGCGCCCTACGGCATCGAGGTCAGCGACGATGAGGCGCTCGCCTGGTTCGAGCGATACCTCGTCGGCTACCGCGACGCCTGGCGGCTCTTCGACGACGTGCTCCCTGCCCTCGACGTACTCGACGGCTACCGCGTGGGCATCATCACCAACGGTGACCTCGCCTTTCAGATCGACAAACTGCAGCGCATCGACCTCTGGCACCGCCTCGACCTCACGGCCGTCCGCGCCGAGGGCTCGATCGACGAGCCCGCCCGGCAGGGCCGCGTCATCGCCTCGGGCGAGATGGGTGTGACCAAGCCCGACGCGGCGATCTTCCACGCCGCGGCCCGCGCGTTCGACGTCGCGCCCGCGCGGTGCGCCTACGTGGGCGACCGGGTGCGCACCGACGCCGTCGGGGCGCACGACGCCGGGATGCTCGGCATCTGGCTCGACCGCGGCCGCGATCGCAACCCGCTGACCGACCACGCCGAGGGCGCCCTGCCCGCGGGCGTGCCGAGCATCCCGAGCCTGCTCGCCCTGCCGGCCCTGCTCGCCTAG
- a CDS encoding endonuclease domain-containing protein, which yields MPADAVPHVWLRRNASRLRRPPVQRGMIAEEHDHVRHWSDLHAAIDRPRGAVALLDALAQVIDCQPVHIAIAVLDSALHTGRIDNGDLGTIESWIARDRRSILQHLDPAAQSGTESIVRTVLRRAGLEVRTQAAFPGVGIVDLLVGGRVVVEVDSDQWHAKPEQQRRDYTRDLELTARGAIVVRVNYLQALYDHDGILRAVLAALATARGEGALY from the coding sequence ATGCCCGCCGATGCCGTGCCCCACGTGTGGCTTCGTCGCAACGCTTCCCGGCTTCGGCGCCCCCCGGTGCAGCGCGGGATGATCGCCGAGGAGCACGATCATGTTCGTCACTGGTCGGACCTGCACGCGGCGATCGATCGGCCGCGCGGGGCCGTCGCGCTGCTCGACGCGCTCGCTCAGGTGATCGACTGCCAGCCCGTGCACATCGCGATCGCCGTGCTCGATTCTGCCCTTCACACCGGTCGGATCGACAACGGCGACCTCGGAACGATCGAGTCGTGGATCGCTCGCGATCGGCGGAGCATCCTGCAGCATCTCGACCCTGCCGCGCAATCGGGAACGGAGTCGATTGTGCGGACGGTGCTTCGACGGGCTGGTCTGGAGGTGAGAACGCAAGCAGCGTTTCCCGGGGTCGGAATCGTCGACCTCCTCGTCGGCGGTCGGGTGGTCGTGGAGGTGGACAGCGACCAGTGGCACGCGAAGCCCGAGCAGCAGCGGCGCGATTACACCCGTGATCTCGAACTCACGGCGCGCGGGGCCATCGTGGTCAGGGTGAACTATCTGCAGGCGCTCTACGACCACGACGGCATTCTGCGCGCCGTTCTGGCCGCGCTCGCCACTGCCCGCGGCGAGGGCGCACTGTACTGA